From a single Pelodiscus sinensis isolate JC-2024 chromosome 4, ASM4963464v1, whole genome shotgun sequence genomic region:
- the VPS37C gene encoding vacuolar protein sorting-associated protein 37C isoform X1, with protein MVRLTSGRAPEPGSVWLALADSPSAAPRDSHSPVKMETLKNLSMEELQELQENSEEIERLALESTEVQELQLEKEMALATNRSLAEQNLEFQTPLETGRANLSERYQKLQKLAKQCQEQKAKLEKFSATMQPGTLLSLLQVEGQKIEEESETMAEKFLEGEVSLERFLEQFSSMRKLSHLRRVRVEKLQEVLQKSEASQEPASDSHFNHQHPAPHITTGLADEQQPQPFPSGTPSFSLPYSPAPCMPVGPTAQGALQPAPFSGAQVIVGPHSSSQPNTQPAFPYKSPPVPGYPHAPPGGSPSGYSQTRGSSSATGYPWSPCRGPPPATGYPPPQPRAPSGVGYSQPPQPSYFPPAGGRQQCPYPTQPPLPSFPVPSQPPYPPASHSPFGYPPPPPPQGPAWPGY; from the exons ATGGTGAGGCTCACTTCCGGGAGAGCACCGGAACCCGGAAGTGTGTGGCTAGCACTGGCGGATTCCCCCTCAGCTGCTCCCAG GGATTCACATTCCCCAGTGAAGATGGAGACATTAAAGAATCTATCTATGGAGGAGCTCCAGGAACTACAGGAGAATTCAGAGGAGATAGAGCGTCTGGCACTAGAATCAACAGAG GTCCAGGAACTACAATTGGAAAAGGAGATGGCCTTGGCAACAAACCGTAGCCTGGCAGAGCAGAACCTGGAGTTCCAAACACCACTGGAAACTGGGCGCGCAAACCTTTCCGAGAGATATCAGAAGCTACAGAAGCTGGCCAAACAGTGCCAGGAGCAGAAGGCAAAACTGG AGAAATTCTCTGCAACGATGCAGCCTGGGACACTGTTAAGTCTTCTACAGGTGGAAGGCCAGAAGATCGAAGAGGAATCTGAG ACTATGGCAGAGAAGTTCCTGGAGGGTGAAGTTTCCCTGGAGCGGTTTCTTGAGCAGTTTTCCTCCATGAGGAAGTTGTCCCACCTGCGACGGGTCAGAGTGGAAAAGCTCCAAGAGGTGCTGCAGAAGTCTGAAGCTTCACAGGAGCCAGCCAGTGACTCTCATTTTAATCACCAGCATCCTGCTCCTCACATAACTACTGGGCTTGCTGATGAGCAGCAGCCGCAGCCTTTTCCGTCAGGAACACCATCCTTTTCTTTGCCATATAGTCCAGCTCCATGCATGCCTGTAGGCCCTACAGCCCAAGGAGCTCTCCAGCCTGCTCCTTTCTCTGGAGCACAAGTTATAGTGGGACCCCATAGTTCCTCTCAACCAAACACCCAACCTGCATTTCCTTATAAATCACCTCCAGTTCCCGGATACCCACATGCCCCACCTGGAGGTTCACCATCAGGATACTCTCAGACAAGAGGTTCGTCTTCGGCAACAGGCTACCCTTGGTCTCCATGTAGAGGTCCACCACCTGCCACAGGTTACCCTCCACCCCAACCCAGAGCTCCATCTGGAGTAGGGTACTCCCAGCCTCCACAGCCTTCATATTTCCCACCAGCAGGAGGAAGACAACAGTGTCCGTATCCAACCCAGCCACCACTACCTAGTTTCCCAGTTCCATCCCAGCCTCCATATCCCCCAGCTTCACACTCTCCCTTTGGATACCCACCACCTCCCCCACCTCAAGGGCCTGCTTGGCCAGGCTACTAG
- the VPS37C gene encoding vacuolar protein sorting-associated protein 37C isoform X2, translating into MTPASTPVAVARDSHSPVKMETLKNLSMEELQELQENSEEIERLALESTEVQELQLEKEMALATNRSLAEQNLEFQTPLETGRANLSERYQKLQKLAKQCQEQKAKLEKFSATMQPGTLLSLLQVEGQKIEEESETMAEKFLEGEVSLERFLEQFSSMRKLSHLRRVRVEKLQEVLQKSEASQEPASDSHFNHQHPAPHITTGLADEQQPQPFPSGTPSFSLPYSPAPCMPVGPTAQGALQPAPFSGAQVIVGPHSSSQPNTQPAFPYKSPPVPGYPHAPPGGSPSGYSQTRGSSSATGYPWSPCRGPPPATGYPPPQPRAPSGVGYSQPPQPSYFPPAGGRQQCPYPTQPPLPSFPVPSQPPYPPASHSPFGYPPPPPPQGPAWPGY; encoded by the exons ATGACTCCCGCCAGCACTCCTGTTGCTGTGGCCAG GGATTCACATTCCCCAGTGAAGATGGAGACATTAAAGAATCTATCTATGGAGGAGCTCCAGGAACTACAGGAGAATTCAGAGGAGATAGAGCGTCTGGCACTAGAATCAACAGAG GTCCAGGAACTACAATTGGAAAAGGAGATGGCCTTGGCAACAAACCGTAGCCTGGCAGAGCAGAACCTGGAGTTCCAAACACCACTGGAAACTGGGCGCGCAAACCTTTCCGAGAGATATCAGAAGCTACAGAAGCTGGCCAAACAGTGCCAGGAGCAGAAGGCAAAACTGG AGAAATTCTCTGCAACGATGCAGCCTGGGACACTGTTAAGTCTTCTACAGGTGGAAGGCCAGAAGATCGAAGAGGAATCTGAG ACTATGGCAGAGAAGTTCCTGGAGGGTGAAGTTTCCCTGGAGCGGTTTCTTGAGCAGTTTTCCTCCATGAGGAAGTTGTCCCACCTGCGACGGGTCAGAGTGGAAAAGCTCCAAGAGGTGCTGCAGAAGTCTGAAGCTTCACAGGAGCCAGCCAGTGACTCTCATTTTAATCACCAGCATCCTGCTCCTCACATAACTACTGGGCTTGCTGATGAGCAGCAGCCGCAGCCTTTTCCGTCAGGAACACCATCCTTTTCTTTGCCATATAGTCCAGCTCCATGCATGCCTGTAGGCCCTACAGCCCAAGGAGCTCTCCAGCCTGCTCCTTTCTCTGGAGCACAAGTTATAGTGGGACCCCATAGTTCCTCTCAACCAAACACCCAACCTGCATTTCCTTATAAATCACCTCCAGTTCCCGGATACCCACATGCCCCACCTGGAGGTTCACCATCAGGATACTCTCAGACAAGAGGTTCGTCTTCGGCAACAGGCTACCCTTGGTCTCCATGTAGAGGTCCACCACCTGCCACAGGTTACCCTCCACCCCAACCCAGAGCTCCATCTGGAGTAGGGTACTCCCAGCCTCCACAGCCTTCATATTTCCCACCAGCAGGAGGAAGACAACAGTGTCCGTATCCAACCCAGCCACCACTACCTAGTTTCCCAGTTCCATCCCAGCCTCCATATCCCCCAGCTTCACACTCTCCCTTTGGATACCCACCACCTCCCCCACCTCAAGGGCCTGCTTGGCCAGGCTACTAG
- the VPS37C gene encoding vacuolar protein sorting-associated protein 37C isoform X3, translating to METLKNLSMEELQELQENSEEIERLALESTEVQELQLEKEMALATNRSLAEQNLEFQTPLETGRANLSERYQKLQKLAKQCQEQKAKLEKFSATMQPGTLLSLLQVEGQKIEEESETMAEKFLEGEVSLERFLEQFSSMRKLSHLRRVRVEKLQEVLQKSEASQEPASDSHFNHQHPAPHITTGLADEQQPQPFPSGTPSFSLPYSPAPCMPVGPTAQGALQPAPFSGAQVIVGPHSSSQPNTQPAFPYKSPPVPGYPHAPPGGSPSGYSQTRGSSSATGYPWSPCRGPPPATGYPPPQPRAPSGVGYSQPPQPSYFPPAGGRQQCPYPTQPPLPSFPVPSQPPYPPASHSPFGYPPPPPPQGPAWPGY from the exons ATGGAGACATTAAAGAATCTATCTATGGAGGAGCTCCAGGAACTACAGGAGAATTCAGAGGAGATAGAGCGTCTGGCACTAGAATCAACAGAG GTCCAGGAACTACAATTGGAAAAGGAGATGGCCTTGGCAACAAACCGTAGCCTGGCAGAGCAGAACCTGGAGTTCCAAACACCACTGGAAACTGGGCGCGCAAACCTTTCCGAGAGATATCAGAAGCTACAGAAGCTGGCCAAACAGTGCCAGGAGCAGAAGGCAAAACTGG AGAAATTCTCTGCAACGATGCAGCCTGGGACACTGTTAAGTCTTCTACAGGTGGAAGGCCAGAAGATCGAAGAGGAATCTGAG ACTATGGCAGAGAAGTTCCTGGAGGGTGAAGTTTCCCTGGAGCGGTTTCTTGAGCAGTTTTCCTCCATGAGGAAGTTGTCCCACCTGCGACGGGTCAGAGTGGAAAAGCTCCAAGAGGTGCTGCAGAAGTCTGAAGCTTCACAGGAGCCAGCCAGTGACTCTCATTTTAATCACCAGCATCCTGCTCCTCACATAACTACTGGGCTTGCTGATGAGCAGCAGCCGCAGCCTTTTCCGTCAGGAACACCATCCTTTTCTTTGCCATATAGTCCAGCTCCATGCATGCCTGTAGGCCCTACAGCCCAAGGAGCTCTCCAGCCTGCTCCTTTCTCTGGAGCACAAGTTATAGTGGGACCCCATAGTTCCTCTCAACCAAACACCCAACCTGCATTTCCTTATAAATCACCTCCAGTTCCCGGATACCCACATGCCCCACCTGGAGGTTCACCATCAGGATACTCTCAGACAAGAGGTTCGTCTTCGGCAACAGGCTACCCTTGGTCTCCATGTAGAGGTCCACCACCTGCCACAGGTTACCCTCCACCCCAACCCAGAGCTCCATCTGGAGTAGGGTACTCCCAGCCTCCACAGCCTTCATATTTCCCACCAGCAGGAGGAAGACAACAGTGTCCGTATCCAACCCAGCCACCACTACCTAGTTTCCCAGTTCCATCCCAGCCTCCATATCCCCCAGCTTCACACTCTCCCTTTGGATACCCACCACCTCCCCCACCTCAAGGGCCTGCTTGGCCAGGCTACTAG
- the LOC102457305 gene encoding pepsin A-like has translation MLPPACVSENIMKWLLLLSLVALSQCQLTKVSLKKGKSLRQNLKEQGLLEDFLKKHPYNPASKYFPSFGDQFATEPLTNYMDVEYYGTISIGTPAQNFTVIFDTGSSNLWVPSIYCSSLACTNHNRFNPSDSYTYESTNESLSIQYGTGSMTGILGYDIVQVGGIMDTNQIFGLSETEPGTAFEYSEFDGILGLAFPSIASSGATPVFDNMMNESLVSQDLFSVYLSSNEEYGSFVMFGTIDSTYYNGSLNWIPLSAETYWQITMDSITIDGEIVACSNSCQAIIDTGTSLLAGPSTGISNIEFYTGTSNGTVSCSAISSLPDVVFTINGVEFPLPASAYILDYSGSCTSGFESTGVPTSSGELWILGDVFIRQYYIVFDRTYNQVALAPVA, from the exons ATGTTGCCACCGGCCTGCGTGTCAGAAAACATCATGAAGTGGCTTCTGCTCCTGAGTTTGGTGGCGCTTTCTCAGTGCCAGCTGACAAA GGTCTCCTTGAAGAAGGGGAAATCCCTCAGGCAGAACCTTAAGGAACAGGGCTTGCTggaggattttctgaaaaaacaccCTTACAACCCGGCCTCTAAGTATTTCCCTAGCTTTGGAGACCAGTTTGCTACTGAGCCCCTGACAAACTACATGGAT GTTGAGTACTACGGAACCATCTCTATTGGCACGCCAGCTCAGAATTTCACTGTCATTTTCGACACCGGCTCCTCCAACCTGTGGGTGCCCTCTATTTACTGCTCCAGCCTAGCCTGCA CAAACCACAACCGCTTCAACCCATCAGACTCCTACACCTATGAGTCCACCAATGAGAGCCTCTCCATCCAGTATGGCACTGGCAGCATGACCGGAATCTTGGGCTATGACATTGTCCAG GTTGGAGGCATTATGGACACTAACCAGATCTTTGGCCTGAGTGAAACTGAGCCTGGTACAGCCTTTGAGTACTCTGAATTTGATGGGATCCTGGGTCTGGCCTTCCCCAGCATCGCCTCTTCTGGAGCCACCCCTGTCTTTGACAACATGATGAATGAGAGTTTGGTGTCTCAGGACCTCTTCTCCGTCTACCTGAGCTC caaTGAGGAGTACGGGAGCTTTGTGATGTTCGGCACTATTGACTCAACTTACTACAATGGCAGCCTCAACTGGATCCCTCTATCTGCGGAGACTTACTGGCAAATCACCATGGACAG CATTACCATCGATGGCGAGATCGTTGCTTGCTCTAACAGCTGCCAGGCTATCATTGACACCGGCACTTCTCTGCTGGCTGGGCCCTCTACTGGCATCTCCAACATTGAGTTCTACACTGGTACCAGCAACGGCACG GTCAGCTGCAGCGCCATAAGCAGCCTGCCTGACGTTGTCTTCACCATCAACGGCGTTGAGTTCCCTTTGCCCGCCAGCGCCTACATCCTTGAC TATTCAGGCTCTTGTACCTCCGGGTTTGAAAGCACTGGTGTCCCCACCTCCTCTGGGGAGCTCTGGATTCTTGGAGACGTCTTCATCAGACAGTACTACATTGTCTTCGATAGGACCTATAACCAGGTGGCCCTGGCACCTGTGGCATGA